A stretch of the Candidatus Jettenia sp. AMX2 genome encodes the following:
- the folK gene encoding 2-amino-4-hydroxy-6-hydroxymethyldihydropteridine diphosphokinase encodes MVHVCIGLGSNMGDRAGNLLSACDRIRALKEVQFLKLSKFYETLPAGGPPQPRFLNAALSMRTSLLPFQLLEHVQHIEMSMGRIRTIRWGPRNIDIDILLYGDQVVEDDQLKIPHPFLHIRSFVLEPLAEIDPHIVHPVLKKTIFELYKELQQSKL; translated from the coding sequence ATGGTACATGTTTGTATTGGTTTGGGATCAAATATGGGAGACAGGGCGGGTAATTTGCTGTCTGCCTGCGACCGTATTCGCGCACTGAAAGAGGTGCAATTTTTAAAACTTTCGAAGTTTTATGAAACGCTACCGGCAGGCGGGCCCCCCCAACCACGGTTTTTGAATGCCGCATTAAGCATGAGGACATCATTGTTGCCTTTCCAATTATTAGAGCATGTCCAGCATATTGAGATGTCTATGGGAAGGATACGTACCATAAGATGGGGACCCAGGAATATTGATATCGATATTTTACTCTATGGTGATCAGGTTGTAGAAGACGATCAATTGAAGATACCACACCCCTTCCTGCATATACGTTCGTTTGTGTTAGAGCCTCTCGCCGAAATTGACCCCCACATTGTTCATCCGGTTTTAAAGAAAACAATTTTTGAATTATATAAAGAACTTCAACAGAGCAAACTATAA
- a CDS encoding LptF/LptG family permease, whose amino-acid sequence MLSRLDSYILRAFIPMFFLCLLIISGIYVIIDLLQKLGDFLDMGGRAFSTGVEYYFYLFPVLIFQFFPVITLVAVSIVLVRMSKNKEILAMQVAGISLYRVLLPIFIVAVFLAFASFGNQEWVIPRFAERLETIQQTAFSNNIRRNLLLEDNENNTLMRIWRYDTNSQQIQSVFILARYENKRKKFTIHADEGRWLGDNTWSLTGIVKHRYDENGKWIAPIQRMDSMEFNSSISPSELGKVKLDPSLFSLEQLRELCRNEPENPRNSVLFHSRIAYTLIHFVLLLLGIPLVVGFERLPRNLVLRIGLCVLAWGIFYAVSFICSNLGNSGLLPPVVAAWLPVILFGSVGLLFFDMMKM is encoded by the coding sequence ATGTTATCAAGATTAGATAGTTATATTCTTCGGGCATTTATTCCCATGTTCTTCCTGTGCCTCCTTATTATTTCGGGGATATACGTGATCATAGATCTTCTTCAGAAATTAGGAGATTTTCTGGATATGGGAGGCAGGGCTTTTAGTACAGGTGTAGAATATTATTTCTATCTCTTCCCTGTGTTGATTTTCCAGTTTTTTCCTGTCATAACCCTGGTAGCAGTCAGCATTGTGCTTGTAAGGATGTCTAAAAACAAAGAAATACTGGCAATGCAGGTTGCCGGTATATCGTTATACAGGGTCTTACTCCCCATTTTTATTGTTGCTGTATTTCTTGCTTTTGCATCTTTTGGAAACCAGGAGTGGGTTATTCCACGATTTGCTGAAAGGCTGGAGACAATACAGCAGACTGCGTTCAGTAATAATATCCGAAGAAATCTCCTCCTGGAGGATAATGAAAACAATACCCTGATGCGTATTTGGAGATATGATACTAATTCACAGCAAATCCAATCGGTATTTATCCTGGCAAGATATGAAAATAAAAGAAAAAAGTTTACCATCCATGCAGATGAGGGGAGGTGGCTTGGGGATAATACATGGTCGCTTACCGGCATTGTGAAGCACCGTTATGATGAAAACGGGAAATGGATTGCACCTATACAGCGAATGGACAGTATGGAGTTTAATTCCTCGATTTCTCCTTCTGAATTAGGAAAGGTAAAATTGGACCCCAGCCTTTTCAGTCTTGAGCAGTTAAGAGAGTTGTGCAGAAATGAGCCTGAAAATCCAAGGAATAGCGTATTGTTTCATTCCAGGATTGCTTATACCCTTATTCACTTTGTGTTGCTTTTATTAGGCATACCACTGGTAGTCGGGTTTGAGCGTTTACCAAGAAATCTGGTCCTGCGTATTGGTTTGTGTGTTCTTGCATGGGGTATTTTTTATGCAGTATCTTTTATCTGCTCCAATCTTGGCAACTCTGGGTTGTTGCCTCCTGTAGTAGCTGCATGGTTACCTGTTATTCTTTTTGGATCTGTAGGATTGCTTTTTTTTGATATGATGAAGATGTAA
- a CDS encoding phosphoribosyltransferase family protein, with protein sequence MVCRGKHLYIDTTTSVAYYEGVIKTLVHMFKYARQTFLSGILYDIILQKKKLYEIVPDIDIIIPVPLFWLKKIYRGFNQSELLSQGIQRQFSKPLSSNNLCRIKNTESQTQLSKSQRQKNIANAFYVKCPELLTGKKILLVDDVLTTGVTVMECSKKLKEAGAKSIHLFILAIPRL encoded by the coding sequence ATGGTGTGCAGGGGAAAACACCTTTATATTGATACCACGACTTCGGTTGCGTATTACGAAGGGGTTATTAAGACGTTGGTCCACATGTTTAAATATGCCAGACAGACATTTTTATCCGGTATCTTATATGATATAATACTTCAGAAGAAAAAATTGTATGAAATTGTTCCTGATATTGATATTATAATACCTGTGCCTCTTTTTTGGTTAAAAAAAATATATCGTGGTTTTAACCAATCCGAACTGTTGTCCCAGGGGATTCAAAGGCAATTTTCAAAACCACTGTCGTCAAACAATCTCTGCCGCATAAAAAATACAGAGTCACAGACACAGTTATCAAAAAGCCAGCGGCAGAAAAACATAGCTAATGCATTTTATGTTAAATGTCCTGAACTGTTAACTGGCAAAAAGATTTTACTGGTAGATGATGTACTCACAACAGGAGTTACCGTTATGGAATGTTCAAAAAAACTGAAGGAAGCAGGTGCAAAATCTATCCATTTGTTTATTCTGGCAATTCCAAGGTTATAA
- a CDS encoding PTS sugar transporter subunit IIA translates to MKLTDFVVEDAIITELNASDKEGVIREMVCSLRDAKKINNKDVETVVKSLLKREELGSTGIGKGVAVPHTKHDCTGKIIGTIARSSAGVDFNALDGEPVYLFFLLLSPNDSAGSHLAALERISTIIRDSDFRRFMREANGKEGMIDILREVDGIQV, encoded by the coding sequence ATGAAATTAACTGACTTTGTTGTAGAAGATGCTATTATTACAGAACTGAATGCTTCAGACAAAGAGGGTGTAATTAGAGAAATGGTATGTTCTTTAAGAGACGCAAAAAAGATCAACAACAAGGATGTTGAAACGGTCGTTAAATCACTGCTGAAAAGAGAAGAACTTGGCAGCACTGGCATAGGGAAGGGTGTTGCCGTTCCTCATACAAAACATGATTGTACCGGAAAGATTATTGGAACAATTGCACGGTCATCCGCCGGTGTTGACTTTAACGCCCTGGACGGTGAGCCTGTGTATCTCTTCTTTTTGTTGCTTTCCCCTAACGATTCGGCGGGTTCCCACCTTGCCGCCCTGGAGAGGATATCTACTATTATAAGGGACAGCGATTTCCGTCGTTTTATGCGCGAAGCGAATGGTAAAGAAGGAATGATTGATATATTAAGGGAAGTTGACGGCATACAGGTCTGA